The following are from one region of the Sphingobium sp. TKS genome:
- a CDS encoding MaoC family dehydratase: MLNVEQLRRFRVPEAQDVCDPRGAILYALGVGAGLGAIAEQHLIFERDLAVLPTMALVLGTPGFWPMAPELGWDWPRILHGEQTLKLFCPLELGQLVNGRIEIIGLADKGVGKPALVRAKRVLTTPTDRLIAEMEEVWVLRDAGGFGGARNLDGSEPVVMPERPADAFLDLPTASNQAMLYRLTGDRNPLHIDQGTAQAAGFDRPILHGLATMGLVGRALTHLCCDGDPASLTEMRVRFTAPVWPGETVRTEVWRHGDEISFRASVPDRNRIVIDGGHARIGGFKEERDALK; this comes from the coding sequence ATGCTGAACGTCGAACAATTGCGCCGTTTCCGGGTGCCCGAAGCACAGGATGTCTGCGATCCGCGCGGGGCGATCCTCTATGCGCTGGGGGTCGGCGCGGGGCTCGGAGCCATAGCCGAGCAGCATCTGATCTTCGAGCGTGATCTGGCCGTGTTGCCGACCATGGCGCTGGTTCTGGGGACACCCGGATTCTGGCCCATGGCGCCGGAACTTGGCTGGGACTGGCCGCGCATTCTGCATGGCGAGCAGACGCTGAAACTGTTTTGTCCACTCGAACTGGGGCAACTGGTCAATGGCCGGATCGAGATTATCGGTCTCGCAGACAAGGGGGTGGGCAAGCCCGCGCTTGTGCGGGCGAAACGCGTGCTCACCACGCCCACCGACCGGCTGATCGCCGAAATGGAGGAAGTGTGGGTCTTGCGGGATGCAGGTGGTTTTGGCGGCGCGCGCAATCTTGACGGGTCGGAGCCGGTCGTCATGCCGGAGCGGCCAGCGGACGCGTTCCTCGACCTGCCGACGGCGTCCAATCAGGCAATGCTGTATCGCCTGACCGGCGATCGCAATCCTCTGCATATTGATCAGGGCACGGCGCAGGCGGCCGGTTTCGATCGGCCGATATTGCATGGGCTTGCCACCATGGGGCTGGTCGGCCGCGCATTGACCCATCTGTGCTGTGACGGCGATCCGGCTTCATTGACCGAAATGCGGGTCCGGTTTACCGCGCCGGTCTGGCCGGGGGAAACGGTCCGGACGGAGGTCTGGCGCCACGGCGACGAAATATCGTTCCGGGCGAGCGTGCCCGACAGGAACAGGATTGTGATCGATGGCGGACATGCGCGCATCGGTGGTTTCAAGGAAGAACGGGACGCATTGAAGTGA
- a CDS encoding acyl-CoA dehydrogenase family protein, with the protein MRRLIFEPEHEQFRDSVVKFMSAEVGAHAERFREQGMVDRELFLKAGEQGLLCTWADEKYGGAGIDDFRFEQIIIEENMRHGDIGFYINLHNDLVAPYIAKLGTEEQKDRWMPGIVSGEKILAVAMTEPSTGSDLAGMRSNAIDKGDHWLLNGAKTYISNGILSDLVIVAARTDPNSRHGLGLFVVERGMEGFERGRKLAKMGMKAQDTAELFFNDVKVPKENVLGDPTQGFKYLARFLAQERLVAAIGFMATAQTAFDITLDYVKERKAFGKPIGAFQNNRFKMASMRAELDAIQTYVDQCVLLLNAGELTAEDASSAKLLASELEGRVMDECVQLHGGAGYMEEYRISRMYTDARISRIFAGTSEIMREIIGRGLGLDERKLS; encoded by the coding sequence ATGAGACGCCTGATTTTCGAGCCGGAACATGAGCAATTCCGTGACAGCGTCGTCAAGTTCATGAGCGCCGAAGTCGGCGCCCATGCCGAACGCTTCCGTGAACAGGGCATGGTCGATCGGGAGCTGTTCCTGAAGGCCGGCGAGCAGGGGCTGCTGTGCACCTGGGCGGATGAGAAATATGGGGGGGCGGGTATCGACGATTTCCGCTTCGAACAGATCATCATCGAGGAGAATATGCGCCATGGCGACATAGGCTTCTACATCAATCTCCATAATGATCTGGTCGCGCCCTATATCGCCAAGCTGGGAACCGAGGAGCAGAAGGACCGCTGGATGCCCGGCATCGTCAGCGGCGAGAAGATCCTCGCCGTCGCGATGACCGAACCGTCGACCGGCAGCGACCTTGCGGGCATGCGCAGCAACGCAATCGACAAGGGCGATCATTGGCTGCTCAATGGCGCGAAGACCTATATCTCCAACGGCATCCTCAGCGATCTGGTGATCGTTGCCGCGCGGACCGACCCGAACAGCCGTCACGGCCTCGGCCTCTTCGTCGTCGAGCGCGGCATGGAAGGGTTCGAGCGCGGCCGCAAGCTCGCCAAGATGGGCATGAAGGCGCAGGACACCGCGGAGCTTTTCTTCAACGACGTCAAGGTGCCCAAGGAGAATGTGCTGGGCGATCCGACGCAGGGCTTCAAATATCTGGCGCGCTTTCTTGCGCAGGAACGGCTGGTGGCCGCGATCGGATTCATGGCGACTGCGCAGACAGCCTTCGACATCACGCTGGATTATGTGAAGGAGCGCAAGGCGTTCGGAAAGCCGATCGGGGCCTTTCAGAACAACCGGTTCAAGATGGCGTCGATGCGGGCCGAACTGGACGCGATCCAGACCTATGTCGACCAGTGTGTGCTGCTGCTCAATGCCGGGGAGCTGACGGCGGAGGACGCATCTTCGGCCAAGCTGCTGGCGAGCGAACTGGAAGGCCGGGTGATGGACGAGTGTGTTCAGCTGCACGGCGGCGCGGGCTATATGGAGGAATATCGCATTTCCCGCATGTATACCGACGCACGCATCAGTCGCATTTTTGCCGGCACTTCGGAAATCATGCGCGAAATCATCGGTCGTGGGCTGGGGCTTGACGAGCGCAAGCTGTCCTGA
- a CDS encoding 3-hydroxyacyl-CoA dehydrogenase NAD-binding domain-containing protein, giving the protein MKTMRLEKAEDGFAILTLDAEGSMNVVNDAFIADMEAATKQIAEDDSIKGVILTSGKKTFMAGADLKQLVNGFGTLTPQEAYAFSKRATDMHRAIEQSGKPWVAAINGLSLGGGFELALACHRRILVDDAKAQVGLPEVNVGLLPGSGGTVRLGIIAGMKTALDLLLSGRSVGPQEALKLKIVDEIVPADRLIDTAKSWLATGPDPVKPWDVKGWTPPQKKGLTVPEDSGAYMMYTGGLAKVGYNQPAPAAILNSVFHGMQLPFDKALAVEGKYFAKLLTDPVARNIIRTTFISKQAAEKGARRPEGFPKFEARKIGVLGAGMMGAGIAFVSANAGIEVVLIDRDVPTAQKGKDYSAKVLGKLVEKGKLTQDKADAVLARITPTDDFALLDGCDMVVEAVFEDTAIKAETTKKAEAVLPTQAIFASNTSTLPISQLAQASRSPDQFIGLHFFSPVDRMGLVEVIMGKQTSKETLAKGLDFIAQLRKTPIVVNDSRGFYTSRVFQMLIHEGAAMLAEGVPPAVIENAAKAVGMPVGPLALLDELTLDLPLKIVDQAIAEEGEKYTPPAGVPVMRRMKDEIGRSGRKTGGAFYDYPEGGKKHLWKGLAEHFPVKDGWDVEELKTRYLYAQAMETARCLEENVLETPQDADLGAIYGWGFPSWTGGTISYIDTVGIEAFVKESDRLAQLYGPRFLPSAWLRDKAAKAEPFYASAKGATAKEPIPA; this is encoded by the coding sequence ATGAAGACTATGCGACTGGAAAAGGCCGAGGACGGCTTTGCGATCCTGACCCTCGACGCCGAAGGCTCGATGAACGTCGTCAACGATGCTTTCATCGCCGACATGGAAGCGGCGACCAAGCAGATTGCCGAGGACGACAGCATCAAGGGCGTCATCCTGACGTCCGGCAAGAAGACGTTCATGGCCGGTGCGGACCTCAAGCAACTGGTGAACGGGTTCGGCACGCTGACGCCGCAGGAAGCCTATGCCTTTTCAAAGCGCGCGACCGACATGCACCGCGCCATCGAGCAATCAGGCAAGCCCTGGGTGGCGGCGATCAACGGCCTGTCGCTGGGCGGTGGGTTCGAGCTGGCGTTGGCTTGCCACCGCCGCATCCTGGTGGATGATGCCAAGGCGCAGGTCGGCCTGCCCGAAGTCAATGTCGGCCTGCTGCCCGGATCGGGCGGTACGGTGCGGCTCGGCATCATCGCGGGCATGAAGACCGCGCTCGACCTGCTGCTGTCGGGGCGCTCGGTCGGTCCGCAGGAAGCGCTCAAGCTCAAGATCGTGGATGAGATTGTCCCCGCCGACAGGCTGATCGACACGGCCAAGAGCTGGCTCGCCACCGGCCCGGATCCGGTCAAGCCCTGGGACGTCAAGGGGTGGACGCCGCCGCAGAAAAAGGGCCTGACCGTGCCCGAGGATTCCGGCGCATACATGATGTATACCGGCGGTCTCGCCAAGGTGGGTTATAACCAACCCGCGCCGGCCGCGATCCTGAACTCGGTGTTCCACGGAATGCAACTGCCCTTCGACAAGGCGCTCGCGGTCGAGGGCAAATATTTCGCCAAGCTGCTGACCGATCCGGTCGCACGCAACATCATCCGCACCACTTTCATTTCGAAGCAGGCGGCCGAAAAGGGCGCGCGTCGCCCTGAAGGCTTCCCCAAGTTCGAAGCCAGGAAGATTGGCGTGCTGGGCGCGGGCATGATGGGGGCAGGCATAGCGTTCGTGTCGGCCAATGCGGGCATCGAGGTCGTGCTGATCGACCGCGACGTCCCGACGGCGCAGAAGGGCAAGGACTATTCGGCCAAGGTGCTGGGCAAGCTGGTCGAAAAGGGCAAGCTGACGCAGGACAAGGCGGACGCCGTTCTCGCCCGCATCACCCCGACCGACGATTTCGCGCTGCTCGATGGCTGCGACATGGTGGTCGAAGCCGTGTTCGAGGATACGGCGATCAAGGCCGAAACCACGAAGAAGGCTGAAGCGGTGCTGCCGACGCAGGCCATTTTCGCGTCCAACACCTCGACCCTGCCGATCTCGCAGCTCGCCCAGGCGTCGCGGAGCCCCGACCAGTTCATCGGTCTGCACTTCTTCTCGCCGGTCGACCGCATGGGTCTGGTCGAAGTCATCATGGGCAAGCAGACCAGCAAGGAAACGCTGGCCAAGGGGCTCGACTTCATCGCGCAGCTGCGCAAGACGCCGATCGTCGTCAATGACAGCCGTGGCTTCTACACGAGCCGCGTCTTCCAGATGCTGATCCACGAAGGCGCAGCCATGCTGGCGGAAGGCGTGCCGCCGGCGGTGATCGAAAATGCCGCCAAGGCGGTCGGAATGCCGGTCGGCCCGCTGGCGCTGCTGGACGAACTTACCCTCGATCTGCCGCTCAAGATCGTGGATCAGGCGATCGCCGAGGAAGGTGAGAAATATACGCCGCCGGCGGGCGTCCCCGTGATGCGCCGGATGAAGGACGAGATCGGTCGGTCGGGGCGCAAGACCGGCGGCGCCTTTTACGACTATCCCGAGGGCGGCAAGAAGCATCTCTGGAAGGGGCTGGCCGAACATTTCCCGGTCAAGGACGGCTGGGATGTCGAGGAGCTCAAGACGCGCTACCTCTACGCCCAGGCAATGGAAACGGCGCGCTGTCTTGAGGAAAATGTGCTGGAGACGCCGCAGGATGCCGACCTGGGCGCCATTTATGGTTGGGGTTTCCCGAGCTGGACCGGCGGCACGATCAGTTACATCGATACGGTGGGGATCGAAGCCTTCGTCAAGGAATCCGACCGTCTCGCCCAGCTCTATGGCCCGCGCTTCCTGCCGTCGGCATGGCTGCGCGACAAGGCGGCGAAAGCCGAACCCTTTTATGCGTCCGCCAAGGGCGCGACGGCCAAGGAGCCGATCCCGGCATGA
- a CDS encoding acetyl-CoA C-acetyltransferase yields the protein MEAYVYDHVRTPRGKGRPDGALHEITSVEMATQLLKALQSRNDLDTGLLDDVIIGMAQPVGEQGGVLARAAVLQAGYAQTVAGQQIHRFCATGLDAVSLIAAQVHSGMIQAGIGGGVESMSRTVMGYDSGAWTSDPSVAFSNYYAPQGIGADLIATLDGYTREDVDNFAVESQRKAAHAWENGFFKNSIVPVKDVLGEVVLDHDEHMRPGTTVESLAKLKPAFEGFGKAGFEAVAKAKYPEIEDLNYVHHGGNSSGIVDGAGLVLVGSKEFGEKAGLKPRGRIRSYANIGSEPTIMLTAPGAVSRKALKAAGMTEKDIDLWELNEAFASVVMRFQRELNVPDDKINVNGGAIAMGHPLGATGAMILGTVLDELERRNAETGLITLCAANGLGTAAIIERV from the coding sequence ATGGAAGCCTATGTCTACGATCATGTACGGACGCCCCGCGGCAAGGGCCGCCCTGATGGCGCGCTGCATGAGATCACCTCGGTCGAAATGGCGACGCAGCTGTTGAAGGCGCTTCAGAGCCGCAACGATCTCGACACCGGGCTGCTCGACGATGTGATCATCGGCATGGCCCAGCCGGTCGGCGAGCAGGGCGGGGTGCTGGCCCGCGCGGCGGTGTTGCAGGCAGGCTATGCCCAGACCGTCGCGGGGCAGCAGATCCATCGCTTCTGTGCAACCGGTCTCGATGCGGTCAGCCTGATCGCGGCGCAGGTGCATTCCGGCATGATCCAGGCGGGTATCGGCGGCGGCGTCGAGTCGATGAGCCGCACTGTCATGGGCTATGACTCGGGAGCGTGGACGTCCGATCCGTCGGTTGCCTTCAGCAATTATTATGCGCCCCAGGGCATCGGCGCGGACCTGATCGCGACGCTCGATGGCTACACGCGCGAGGATGTCGACAATTTCGCCGTCGAGAGCCAGCGCAAGGCCGCCCATGCGTGGGAAAACGGCTTTTTCAAAAACTCGATCGTGCCGGTCAAGGATGTGCTGGGCGAAGTCGTGCTCGACCATGACGAGCATATGCGCCCCGGCACCACGGTGGAAAGCCTTGCCAAGCTCAAGCCCGCCTTCGAAGGGTTCGGCAAGGCCGGGTTCGAGGCGGTGGCGAAGGCCAAATATCCCGAAATCGAAGATCTGAACTATGTCCACCATGGCGGCAACAGCTCGGGCATCGTCGACGGCGCGGGCCTGGTTCTCGTCGGGTCGAAGGAATTTGGGGAAAAGGCTGGGCTCAAGCCGCGTGGTCGCATCCGTTCCTACGCCAATATCGGGTCGGAGCCGACGATCATGCTGACGGCGCCGGGGGCGGTGTCGCGCAAGGCGCTCAAGGCGGCCGGCATGACCGAGAAGGACATCGACCTGTGGGAGCTGAATGAAGCCTTCGCCAGTGTCGTCATGCGCTTCCAGCGGGAACTGAACGTCCCCGACGACAAGATCAACGTCAATGGCGGTGCAATCGCGATGGGCCATCCGCTGGGCGCGACCGGCGCCATGATTCTGGGCACCGTGCTGGACGAGCTGGAGCGGCGGAACGCGGAAACCGGCCTCATCACCCTGTGCGCGGCCAACGGCCTCGGCACGGCTGCCATCATCGAGCGCGTCTGA
- a CDS encoding class I adenylate-forming enzyme family protein, which translates to MVTQGEDCAPFRISATTLGDLLLKGWDKAPDKEALVFPGERKTYDDVVQSVLRRARGLKALGIQRGDHVGILLPSSIEFVETLFANAMCGAVSVLMNARYKAPEMAYVAENADLAAIITNDMVSEHIDFGHRLVEAFPDLPDATDPAALTLAGAPLLRRIVMLGGRSVPGFIDQATFDAAVQQVDEADIHASRLTVRVRDTAMILYTSGTSANPKGCLLSHEAVTREASNLARYRWSFQPDERAWSPLPLFHIAAMLCMLGAIDVGGTFIGQPHFDAGESLRQIEEEGVTMMFLPFVTFHQAMITHPDWTRTDMSSVRLQNSCFAFMPDRVGQAYREKAPNMLQVGTMGMTEAAGIVTTGGYTMDPEMGFRKLGFPLAGIEMKIVDPETGEEKGVDERGEILIRGYNLFDGYYKDPEKTAQALDADGWYHSADIGSIDEHGHVMFHGRFKDMLKVGGENVAAAEVEAVLATHPAVRLAQVVGLPDERLAEIPAAYVEREGDVEVEAEELITYTRQRLASFKVPRHIRFIDEWPMSASKIQKFKLRGALMDELGLKD; encoded by the coding sequence GTGGTCACACAAGGCGAAGATTGCGCCCCATTCCGTATCTCTGCAACCACCCTGGGCGATCTGCTTCTCAAAGGATGGGACAAGGCGCCCGACAAGGAAGCATTGGTTTTTCCGGGGGAACGCAAGACATATGACGATGTCGTACAAAGCGTCCTAAGACGCGCGCGCGGGCTGAAGGCGCTCGGCATCCAGCGCGGCGACCATGTCGGCATCCTGCTGCCGTCGAGCATCGAATTTGTCGAAACGCTGTTCGCCAATGCGATGTGCGGCGCCGTCTCCGTGCTGATGAACGCGCGCTACAAGGCGCCCGAAATGGCCTATGTCGCGGAAAATGCCGATCTGGCCGCGATCATCACCAATGACATGGTCAGCGAGCATATCGATTTCGGCCACCGGCTGGTGGAGGCCTTCCCCGACCTGCCCGATGCCACCGACCCTGCCGCCCTGACGCTCGCCGGCGCGCCTCTGCTCAGGCGGATCGTCATGCTGGGCGGGCGTTCGGTCCCCGGCTTCATCGATCAGGCAACCTTCGACGCGGCGGTGCAACAGGTGGACGAGGCCGATATCCACGCCTCCCGCCTGACCGTCAGAGTCCGCGATACCGCGATGATCCTTTATACGTCGGGCACCTCGGCCAATCCCAAGGGGTGCCTGCTCAGCCACGAGGCCGTCACCCGGGAGGCATCGAATCTCGCCCGCTATCGCTGGTCCTTCCAGCCCGACGAGCGCGCCTGGTCGCCGCTGCCGCTGTTCCATATCGCCGCGATGCTGTGCATGCTCGGCGCGATCGACGTGGGGGGCACGTTCATCGGCCAGCCGCATTTCGATGCCGGAGAGAGTCTCAGGCAGATCGAGGAAGAAGGCGTGACGATGATGTTCCTGCCCTTCGTCACCTTCCATCAGGCCATGATCACCCATCCCGATTGGACCAGGACCGACATGTCGTCGGTGCGCCTGCAAAACAGCTGCTTCGCCTTCATGCCGGATCGCGTGGGTCAGGCCTATCGGGAGAAGGCGCCCAACATGCTTCAGGTCGGGACCATGGGCATGACCGAGGCGGCCGGCATCGTCACCACCGGCGGCTATACGATGGACCCGGAAATGGGCTTCAGGAAGCTCGGCTTCCCCCTGGCCGGTATAGAGATGAAGATCGTCGATCCCGAGACCGGCGAGGAAAAGGGCGTGGACGAGCGCGGCGAAATTCTCATTCGCGGCTACAATCTGTTCGACGGCTATTACAAGGATCCTGAAAAGACGGCGCAGGCGCTGGACGCCGACGGCTGGTATCACAGCGCCGACATCGGCTCGATCGACGAACATGGCCATGTCATGTTCCACGGCCGGTTCAAGGATATGTTGAAAGTGGGCGGGGAAAATGTTGCCGCGGCCGAAGTCGAGGCGGTGCTGGCGACCCATCCGGCGGTCCGTCTGGCGCAGGTGGTCGGGCTGCCGGACGAGCGGCTGGCGGAAATCCCCGCCGCCTATGTCGAACGCGAAGGCGATGTCGAAGTCGAGGCGGAGGAACTCATCACCTATACCCGCCAGCGCCTCGCTTCCTTCAAGGTCCCGCGCCATATACGTTTCATCGACGAATGGCCGATGTCGGCATCGAAGATCCAAAAGTTCAAACTGCGCGGTGCGTTGATGGACGAACTGGGCCTGAAGGACTGA
- a CDS encoding SDR family NAD(P)-dependent oxidoreductase, with the protein MRVIITGAASGIGRACAELLAAGSVIPGEHQMLLADRDAANLQVVADAVGPAAATCVVDLAEPDCGDRIVAAALTHMDGIDAVISNAGVIMGGALAELPISDFDRIFAINTRSSWLLGKAAHPHLKESRGAFVATASMSATQPTPALGFYSSSKAALLMMIRQLSIEWGPDGIRCNTVSPGPTYQAVDEVGGG; encoded by the coding sequence ATGCGGGTGATCATTACGGGTGCTGCAAGCGGCATCGGCAGGGCCTGCGCCGAACTGCTGGCGGCCGGGTCCGTGATACCGGGCGAACATCAGATGCTGCTCGCGGATCGCGATGCGGCCAATCTGCAGGTCGTGGCCGATGCGGTCGGCCCCGCCGCTGCGACCTGCGTGGTCGATCTCGCCGAACCGGATTGCGGCGACAGGATCGTGGCTGCCGCGCTCACCCATATGGACGGGATCGACGCCGTCATCAGCAATGCTGGCGTCATCATGGGCGGCGCACTGGCCGAACTGCCGATCAGCGATTTCGACCGCATCTTCGCCATCAACACCCGCTCGTCCTGGCTGCTGGGAAAGGCTGCCCATCCGCATCTCAAAGAAAGCAGGGGCGCCTTCGTCGCGACTGCATCCATGTCGGCCACCCAGCCCACGCCCGCGCTCGGCTTCTATTCCTCCAGCAAAGCCGCGCTGCTGATGATGATCCGTCAGCTCAGCATCGAATGGGGTCCGGACGGCATCCGGTGCAATACGGTGTCGCCCGGCCCCACTTACCAGGCCGTTGACGAAGTCGGCGGTGGCTGA
- a CDS encoding transposase: MAMGRDSEVQSDLIVTWAEIPRSPGHVFYDKLQKLLAEAGFDGFVEKTCKPYYAPRMGAPSLPPGRYFRMLLIGYFEGIDSERGIVWRCSDSLSLREFLRLSSRDKVPDHSWLSKTRSRLPHEVHDQIFGWVLALVAGHDLVKGERIGVDGSTMEANAALRTIVRRDNGETYREMLVRMAQESGIDTPTIDDLVRLDRKRKGKKLSNADWASKTDPDAKVARMKNGSTRLAYKPEHAVDLDTGVIVAAPIHPADKGDTTTLDATLETAARNLADIGLAPTSGDPCDLVTDKGYHSRELLKGLDGDIWKTRIAEPAPPNGYLRWHGDEAAQKAVYANRSRLKSAVGRKAMRKRGEMVERSFAHVLDRGGMRRAWLRGRENVHKRYLIHVAGFNLGILMRALFGCGTPRGARGASKAFLFVVQTDVALVIALVAEFDGERAMLLIVFTPEGADRPG, from the coding sequence ATGGCGATGGGGCGTGATAGCGAGGTCCAGTCCGATTTGATCGTGACGTGGGCGGAGATACCGCGTTCACCGGGGCATGTTTTCTACGACAAGCTCCAGAAGCTGCTGGCCGAGGCGGGCTTCGATGGCTTTGTCGAGAAGACGTGCAAGCCCTATTATGCGCCGCGGATGGGAGCCCCGTCGCTGCCGCCGGGCCGCTATTTCCGCATGCTGCTGATCGGCTATTTCGAGGGCATCGACAGCGAACGCGGGATTGTCTGGCGCTGTTCGGATTCGCTGTCGCTGCGGGAGTTCCTGCGACTGTCGAGCCGCGACAAGGTCCCTGATCATAGCTGGTTGTCGAAGACGCGGAGCCGCCTGCCGCACGAGGTACATGACCAGATCTTCGGCTGGGTACTGGCCCTCGTCGCCGGGCACGATCTGGTGAAAGGCGAGCGGATCGGCGTCGATGGCTCGACCATGGAGGCGAACGCCGCGCTGCGTACCATCGTGCGGCGTGACAATGGCGAGACCTACCGCGAGATGCTGGTGCGCATGGCGCAAGAGAGCGGCATCGACACGCCGACGATCGACGACCTTGTCCGGCTCGATCGCAAACGCAAGGGCAAGAAGCTGTCGAATGCGGACTGGGCGAGCAAGACCGATCCCGACGCGAAGGTCGCGCGGATGAAGAACGGCTCGACGCGTCTGGCCTACAAGCCCGAACACGCGGTCGATCTCGACACGGGTGTTATCGTGGCAGCGCCGATCCACCCGGCCGACAAGGGCGACACGACAACGCTCGACGCCACGCTGGAGACGGCAGCACGCAACCTCGCCGACATTGGCCTGGCGCCGACGTCCGGGGATCCCTGCGATCTTGTGACCGATAAAGGCTATCATTCGCGCGAGCTCCTCAAGGGTCTCGACGGCGACATCTGGAAGACGCGCATCGCCGAGCCGGCACCGCCGAATGGATATCTGCGCTGGCACGGCGACGAGGCTGCCCAGAAGGCCGTCTACGCCAATCGGTCTCGCCTGAAATCCGCCGTCGGACGCAAGGCGATGCGCAAGCGTGGTGAGATGGTCGAGCGTAGCTTTGCCCACGTCCTGGATCGCGGCGGCATGCGCCGCGCGTGGCTGCGCGGGCGCGAGAATGTTCACAAGCGTTATTTGATCCACGTCGCCGGGTTCAATCTTGGCATTCTCATGCGCGCCCTGTTCGGTTGCGGCACTCCGAGGGGCGCCAGGGGCGCATCCAAGGCATTCTTGTTCGTAGTTCAGACCGATGTTGCGCTCGTCATCGCCCTCGTCGCCGAGTTCGACGGAGAAAGGGCCATGCTCCTCATCGTTTTTACCCCTGAAGGCGCTGACAGACCCGGCTGA
- a CDS encoding SDR family oxidoreductase, whose product MTAAGYKDQSRRDQREANIPLRKLGVAEDVAQAILFLIGPHAGHISGVDLLVDGGMSNMLMPASGGGTGQNRQS is encoded by the coding sequence ATGACCGCTGCGGGATATAAGGACCAGTCGCGGCGCGACCAGCGGGAAGCCAATATCCCCCTGCGCAAATTAGGCGTGGCCGAGGATGTCGCTCAGGCGATCCTGTTTCTGATCGGCCCTCATGCTGGCCATATCAGCGGCGTCGACCTGCTGGTCGATGGCGGCATGAGCAATATGCTGATGCCTGCCAGCGGCGGTGGGACCGGTCAGAACAGGCAGAGCTGA
- a CDS encoding GntR family transcriptional regulator: protein MTKKLSLTERAYRQLRDDLLTCRLVPGAKINIKDITETQGFSLGAVREALSRLTSEGFVTQDDARGFRVTPISISDLTDLVRVRSDIEGQCLRRAIEKGGLDWETSIVSAAHRLSKTPTRDPQEAARLNEDYADAHAAFHHALVAACDSPWLLKMRDWLYAQSERYRYLTVPLAHRDRDLVHEHAQIVDAALARDADRAVALLTDHLMATARMLIDPQNGQSGTHAELAVVADQAL, encoded by the coding sequence ATGACGAAGAAGCTGAGCCTGACCGAACGCGCCTACCGGCAGTTGCGCGACGATCTTCTGACCTGCCGGCTGGTGCCCGGCGCGAAGATCAACATCAAGGATATCACCGAAACCCAGGGCTTCAGCCTTGGGGCTGTTCGTGAAGCCCTGTCCCGGCTGACGTCCGAAGGCTTTGTGACGCAGGACGATGCCCGGGGATTCCGGGTGACGCCGATATCGATCAGCGATCTGACCGATCTGGTCAGGGTCCGCAGCGACATTGAGGGACAATGCCTCAGGCGCGCCATCGAGAAAGGTGGCCTGGACTGGGAAACTTCCATCGTCAGCGCGGCCCATAGGCTGAGCAAGACCCCGACGCGCGACCCGCAGGAGGCGGCCCGTCTGAACGAAGATTATGCCGACGCGCATGCGGCCTTTCACCACGCCCTGGTCGCTGCGTGCGACAGTCCATGGCTGCTCAAAATGCGCGACTGGCTCTATGCCCAGTCGGAACGTTACCGCTATCTCACCGTGCCTCTGGCCCATCGTGACCGGGACCTGGTTCACGAACATGCGCAGATCGTCGACGCGGCGCTTGCGCGGGACGCCGACCGCGCCGTGGCGCTGCTGACGGACCATCTGATGGCTACCGCGCGGATGCTTATCGACCCGCAAAATGGCCAGAGCGGAACCCATGCCGAACTGGCTGTCGTCGCGGATCAGGCCCTTTGA